The Chlorocebus sabaeus isolate Y175 chromosome 16, mChlSab1.0.hap1, whole genome shotgun sequence genome window below encodes:
- the LUC7L3 gene encoding luc7-like protein 3 isoform X5: MISAAQLLDELMGRDRNLAPDEKRSNVRWDHESVCKYYLCGFCPAELFTNTRSDLGPCEKIHDENLRKQYEKSSRFMKVGYERDFLRYLQSLLAEVERRIRRGHARLALSQNQQSSGAAGPTGKNEEKIQVLTDKIDVLLQQIEELGSEGKVEEAQGMMKLVEQLKEERELLRSTTSTIESFAAQEKQMEVCEVCGAFLIVGDAQSRVDDHLMGKQHMGYAKIKATVEELKEKLRKRTEEPDRDERLKKEKQEREEREKEREREREERERKRRREEEEREKERARDRERRKRSRSRSRHSSRTSDRRCSRSRDHKRSRSRERRRSRSRDRRRSRSHDRSERKHRSRSRDRRRSKSRDRKSYKHRSKSRDREQDRKSKEKEKRGSDDKKSSVKSGSREKQSEDTNTESKESDTKNEVNGTSEDIKSEGDTQSN, translated from the exons GTTTGTAAATATTATCTCTGTGGTTTTTGTCCTGCGGAATTGTTCACAAATACACGTTCCGATCTTG GTCCATGTGAAAAAATTCATGATGAAAATCTACGAAAACA GTATGAGAAGAGCTCTCGTTTCATGAAAGTTGGCTATGAGAGAGATTTTTTGCGATACTTGCAGAGCTTACTTGCAGAAGTAGAACGTAGGATCAGACGAGGCCATGCTCGTTTGGCATTATCTCAAAACCAGCAGTCTTCTGGG GCCGCTGGCCCAACaggcaaaaatgaagaaaaaattcaggTTTTAACAGACAAAATCGATGTACTTCTGCAACAG ATTGAAGAATTAGGGTCTGAAGGAAAAGTAGAAGAAGCCCAGGGGATGATGAAATTAGTTGAACaattaaaagaagagagagaactgCTTAGGTCCACAACCTCG ACAATTGAAAGTTTTGCTgcacaagaaaaacaaatggaagttTGTGAAGTGTGTGGAGCCTTTTTAATAGTAGGAGATGCCCAGTCCCGGGTAGATGACCATTTGATGGGAAAACAACACATGGGCTATGCCAAAATTAAAGCTACTGTAGAAGAATTAAaa GAGAAGTTAAGGAAAAGAACCGAAGAACCTGATCGTGATGAGCGTCTAAAAAAGgagaagcaagaaagagaagaaagagaaaaagaacgggagagagaaagggaagaaagagaaaggaaaagacgaagggaagaggaagaaagagaaaaagaaagggctcgtgacagagaaagaagaaagagaagtcgTTCACGAAGTAGACACTCAAGCCGAACATCAGACAGAAGATGCAGCAGGTCTCGGGACCACAAAAGGTCACGAAGTAGAGAAAGAAGGCGAAGCAG AAGTAGAGATCGACGAAGAAGCAGAAGCCATGATCGatcagaaagaaaacatagatCTCGAAGTCGGGATCGAAGAAGATCAAAAAGCCGGGATCGAAAGTCATATAAGCACAGGAGCAAAAGTCGGGACAGAGAACAAGATAGAAAATCCAAGGAGAAAG AAAAGAGGGGATCTGATGATAAAAAAAGTAGTGTGAAGTCCGGTAGTCGAGAAAAGCAGAGTGAAGACACAAACACTGAATCGAAGGAAAGTGATACTAAGAATGAGGTCAATGGGACCAGTGAAGACATTAAATCTGAAGGTGACACTCAGTCCAATTAA
- the LUC7L3 gene encoding luc7-like protein 3 isoform X7 encodes MKVGYERDFLRYLQSLLAEVERRIRRGHARLALSQNQQSSGAAGPTGKNEEKIQVLTDKIDVLLQQIEELGSEGKVEEAQGMMKLVEQLKEERELLRSTTSTIESFAAQEKQMEVCEVCGAFLIVGDAQSRVDDHLMGKQHMGYAKIKATVEELKEKLRKRTEEPDRDERLKKEKQEREEREKEREREREERERKRRREEEEREKERARDRERRKRSRSRSRHSSRTSDRRCSRSRDHKRSRSRERRRSRSRDRRRSRSHDRSERKHRSRSRDRRRSKSRDRKSYKHRSKSRDREQDRKSKEKEKRGSDDKKSSVKSGSREKQSEDTNTESKESDTKNEVNGTSEDIKSEVQRKYAQMKMELSRVRRHTKASSEGKDSVVLQNILRYIVLSQLFCSRLVPPLVCLFGNYRPHL; translated from the exons ATGAAAGTTGGCTATGAGAGAGATTTTTTGCGATACTTGCAGAGCTTACTTGCAGAAGTAGAACGTAGGATCAGACGAGGCCATGCTCGTTTGGCATTATCTCAAAACCAGCAGTCTTCTGGG GCCGCTGGCCCAACaggcaaaaatgaagaaaaaattcaggTTTTAACAGACAAAATCGATGTACTTCTGCAACAG ATTGAAGAATTAGGGTCTGAAGGAAAAGTAGAAGAAGCCCAGGGGATGATGAAATTAGTTGAACaattaaaagaagagagagaactgCTTAGGTCCACAACCTCG ACAATTGAAAGTTTTGCTgcacaagaaaaacaaatggaagttTGTGAAGTGTGTGGAGCCTTTTTAATAGTAGGAGATGCCCAGTCCCGGGTAGATGACCATTTGATGGGAAAACAACACATGGGCTATGCCAAAATTAAAGCTACTGTAGAAGAATTAAaa GAGAAGTTAAGGAAAAGAACCGAAGAACCTGATCGTGATGAGCGTCTAAAAAAGgagaagcaagaaagagaagaaagagaaaaagaacgggagagagaaagggaagaaagagaaaggaaaagacgaagggaagaggaagaaagagaaaaagaaagggctcgtgacagagaaagaagaaagagaagtcgTTCACGAAGTAGACACTCAAGCCGAACATCAGACAGAAGATGCAGCAGGTCTCGGGACCACAAAAGGTCACGAAGTAGAGAAAGAAGGCGAAGCAG AAGTAGAGATCGACGAAGAAGCAGAAGCCATGATCGatcagaaagaaaacatagatCTCGAAGTCGGGATCGAAGAAGATCAAAAAGCCGGGATCGAAAGTCATATAAGCACAGGAGCAAAAGTCGGGACAGAGAACAAGATAGAAAATCCAAGGAGAAAG AAAAGAGGGGATCTGATGATAAAAAAAGTAGTGTGAAGTCCGGTAGTCGAGAAAAGCAGAGTGAAGACACAAACACTGAATCGAAGGAAAGTGATACTAAGAATGAGGTCAATGGGACCAGTGAAGACATTAAATCTGAAG TGCAGCGTAAGTATGCACAGATGAAGATGGAACTAAGCCGAgtaagaagacatacaaaagcCTCTTCTGAAGGAAAAGACAGTGTAGTCCTGCAAAACATTTTGAGGTACATTGTTTTGTCTCAGCTATTTTGTAGCAGACTCGTGCCCCCATTAGTGTGCCTCTTTGGAAATTATCGCCCACATTTGTAA
- the LUC7L3 gene encoding luc7-like protein 3 isoform X6 — protein sequence MISAAQLLDELMGRDRNLAPDEKRSNVRWDHESVCKYYLCGFCPAELFTNTRSDLGPCEKIHDENLRKQYEKSSRFMKVGYERDFLRYLQSLLAEVERRIRRGHARLALSQNQQSSGAAGPTGKNEEKIQVLTDKIDVLLQQIEELGSEGKVEEAQGMMKLVEQLKEERELLRSTTSTIESFAAQEKQMEVCEVCGAFLIVGDAQSRVDDHLMGKQHMGYAKIKATVEELKEKLRKRTEEPDRDERLKKEKQEREEREKEREREREERERKRRREEEEREKERARDRERRKRSRSRSRHSSRTSDRRCSRSRDHKRSRSRERRRSSRDRRRSRSHDRSERKHRSRSRDRRRSKSRDRKSYKHRSKSRDREQDRKSKEKEKRGSDDKKSSVKSGSREKQSEDTNTESKESDTKNEVNGTSEDIKSEGDTQSN from the exons GTTTGTAAATATTATCTCTGTGGTTTTTGTCCTGCGGAATTGTTCACAAATACACGTTCCGATCTTG GTCCATGTGAAAAAATTCATGATGAAAATCTACGAAAACA GTATGAGAAGAGCTCTCGTTTCATGAAAGTTGGCTATGAGAGAGATTTTTTGCGATACTTGCAGAGCTTACTTGCAGAAGTAGAACGTAGGATCAGACGAGGCCATGCTCGTTTGGCATTATCTCAAAACCAGCAGTCTTCTGGG GCCGCTGGCCCAACaggcaaaaatgaagaaaaaattcaggTTTTAACAGACAAAATCGATGTACTTCTGCAACAG ATTGAAGAATTAGGGTCTGAAGGAAAAGTAGAAGAAGCCCAGGGGATGATGAAATTAGTTGAACaattaaaagaagagagagaactgCTTAGGTCCACAACCTCG ACAATTGAAAGTTTTGCTgcacaagaaaaacaaatggaagttTGTGAAGTGTGTGGAGCCTTTTTAATAGTAGGAGATGCCCAGTCCCGGGTAGATGACCATTTGATGGGAAAACAACACATGGGCTATGCCAAAATTAAAGCTACTGTAGAAGAATTAAaa GAGAAGTTAAGGAAAAGAACCGAAGAACCTGATCGTGATGAGCGTCTAAAAAAGgagaagcaagaaagagaagaaagagaaaaagaacgggagagagaaagggaagaaagagaaaggaaaagacgaagggaagaggaagaaagagaaaaagaaagggctcgtgacagagaaagaagaaagagaagtcgTTCACGAAGTAGACACTCAAGCCGAACATCAGACAGAAGATGCAGCAGGTCTCGGGACCACAAAAGGTCACGAAGTAGAGAAAGAAGGCGAAGCAG TAGAGATCGACGAAGAAGCAGAAGCCATGATCGatcagaaagaaaacatagatCTCGAAGTCGGGATCGAAGAAGATCAAAAAGCCGGGATCGAAAGTCATATAAGCACAGGAGCAAAAGTCGGGACAGAGAACAAGATAGAAAATCCAAGGAGAAAG AAAAGAGGGGATCTGATGATAAAAAAAGTAGTGTGAAGTCCGGTAGTCGAGAAAAGCAGAGTGAAGACACAAACACTGAATCGAAGGAAAGTGATACTAAGAATGAGGTCAATGGGACCAGTGAAGACATTAAATCTGAAGGTGACACTCAGTCCAATTAA
- the LUC7L3 gene encoding luc7-like protein 3 isoform X4, with product MISAAQLLDELMGRDRNLAPDEKRSNVRWDHESVCKYYLCGFCPAELFTNTRSDLGPCEKIHDENLRKQYEKSSRFMKVGYERDFLRYLQSLLAEVERRIRRGHARLALSQNQQSSGAAGPTGKNEEKIQVLTDKIDVLLQQIEELGSEGKVEEAQGMMKLVEQLKEERELLRSTTSTIESFAAQEKQMEVCEVCGAFLIVGDAQSRVDDHLMGKQHMGYAKIKATVEELKEKLRKRTEEPDRDERLKKEKQEREEREKEREREREERERKRRREEEEREKERARDRERRKRSRSRSRHSSRTSDRRCSRSRDHKRSRSRERRRSRSRDRRRSRSHDRSERKHRSRSRDRRRSKSRDRKSYKHRSKSRDREQDRKSKEKVQRKYAQMKMELSRVRRHTKASSEGKDSVVLQNILRYIVLSQLFCSRLVPPLVCLFGNYRPHL from the exons GTTTGTAAATATTATCTCTGTGGTTTTTGTCCTGCGGAATTGTTCACAAATACACGTTCCGATCTTG GTCCATGTGAAAAAATTCATGATGAAAATCTACGAAAACA GTATGAGAAGAGCTCTCGTTTCATGAAAGTTGGCTATGAGAGAGATTTTTTGCGATACTTGCAGAGCTTACTTGCAGAAGTAGAACGTAGGATCAGACGAGGCCATGCTCGTTTGGCATTATCTCAAAACCAGCAGTCTTCTGGG GCCGCTGGCCCAACaggcaaaaatgaagaaaaaattcaggTTTTAACAGACAAAATCGATGTACTTCTGCAACAG ATTGAAGAATTAGGGTCTGAAGGAAAAGTAGAAGAAGCCCAGGGGATGATGAAATTAGTTGAACaattaaaagaagagagagaactgCTTAGGTCCACAACCTCG ACAATTGAAAGTTTTGCTgcacaagaaaaacaaatggaagttTGTGAAGTGTGTGGAGCCTTTTTAATAGTAGGAGATGCCCAGTCCCGGGTAGATGACCATTTGATGGGAAAACAACACATGGGCTATGCCAAAATTAAAGCTACTGTAGAAGAATTAAaa GAGAAGTTAAGGAAAAGAACCGAAGAACCTGATCGTGATGAGCGTCTAAAAAAGgagaagcaagaaagagaagaaagagaaaaagaacgggagagagaaagggaagaaagagaaaggaaaagacgaagggaagaggaagaaagagaaaaagaaagggctcgtgacagagaaagaagaaagagaagtcgTTCACGAAGTAGACACTCAAGCCGAACATCAGACAGAAGATGCAGCAGGTCTCGGGACCACAAAAGGTCACGAAGTAGAGAAAGAAGGCGAAGCAG AAGTAGAGATCGACGAAGAAGCAGAAGCCATGATCGatcagaaagaaaacatagatCTCGAAGTCGGGATCGAAGAAGATCAAAAAGCCGGGATCGAAAGTCATATAAGCACAGGAGCAAAAGTCGGGACAGAGAACAAGATAGAAAATCCAAGGAGAAAG TGCAGCGTAAGTATGCACAGATGAAGATGGAACTAAGCCGAgtaagaagacatacaaaagcCTCTTCTGAAGGAAAAGACAGTGTAGTCCTGCAAAACATTTTGAGGTACATTGTTTTGTCTCAGCTATTTTGTAGCAGACTCGTGCCCCCATTAGTGTGCCTCTTTGGAAATTATCGCCCACATTTGTAA
- the LUC7L3 gene encoding luc7-like protein 3 isoform X3, whose protein sequence is MISAAQLLDELMGRDRNLAPDEKRSNVRWDHESVCKYYLCGFCPAELFTNTRSDLGPCEKIHDENLRKQYEKSSRFMKVGYERDFLRYLQSLLAEVERRIRRGHARLALSQNQQSSGAAGPTGKNEEKIQVLTDKIDVLLQQIEELGSEGKVEEAQGMMKLVEQLKEERELLRSTTSTIESFAAQEKQMEVCEVCGAFLIVGDAQSRVDDHLMGKQHMGYAKIKATVEELKEKLRKRTEEPDRDERLKKEKQEREEREKEREREREERERKRRREEEEREKERARDRERRKRSRSRSRHSSRTSDRRCSRSRDHKRSRSRERRRSRSRDRRRSRSHDRSERKHRSRSRDRRRSKSRDRKSYKHRSKSRDREQDRKSKEKEKRGSDDKKSSVKSGSREKQSEDTNTESKESDTKNEVNGTSEDIKSEVQRKYAQMKMELSRVRRHTKASSEGKDSVVLQNILRTTVRRFLEEY, encoded by the exons GTTTGTAAATATTATCTCTGTGGTTTTTGTCCTGCGGAATTGTTCACAAATACACGTTCCGATCTTG GTCCATGTGAAAAAATTCATGATGAAAATCTACGAAAACA GTATGAGAAGAGCTCTCGTTTCATGAAAGTTGGCTATGAGAGAGATTTTTTGCGATACTTGCAGAGCTTACTTGCAGAAGTAGAACGTAGGATCAGACGAGGCCATGCTCGTTTGGCATTATCTCAAAACCAGCAGTCTTCTGGG GCCGCTGGCCCAACaggcaaaaatgaagaaaaaattcaggTTTTAACAGACAAAATCGATGTACTTCTGCAACAG ATTGAAGAATTAGGGTCTGAAGGAAAAGTAGAAGAAGCCCAGGGGATGATGAAATTAGTTGAACaattaaaagaagagagagaactgCTTAGGTCCACAACCTCG ACAATTGAAAGTTTTGCTgcacaagaaaaacaaatggaagttTGTGAAGTGTGTGGAGCCTTTTTAATAGTAGGAGATGCCCAGTCCCGGGTAGATGACCATTTGATGGGAAAACAACACATGGGCTATGCCAAAATTAAAGCTACTGTAGAAGAATTAAaa GAGAAGTTAAGGAAAAGAACCGAAGAACCTGATCGTGATGAGCGTCTAAAAAAGgagaagcaagaaagagaagaaagagaaaaagaacgggagagagaaagggaagaaagagaaaggaaaagacgaagggaagaggaagaaagagaaaaagaaagggctcgtgacagagaaagaagaaagagaagtcgTTCACGAAGTAGACACTCAAGCCGAACATCAGACAGAAGATGCAGCAGGTCTCGGGACCACAAAAGGTCACGAAGTAGAGAAAGAAGGCGAAGCAG AAGTAGAGATCGACGAAGAAGCAGAAGCCATGATCGatcagaaagaaaacatagatCTCGAAGTCGGGATCGAAGAAGATCAAAAAGCCGGGATCGAAAGTCATATAAGCACAGGAGCAAAAGTCGGGACAGAGAACAAGATAGAAAATCCAAGGAGAAAG AAAAGAGGGGATCTGATGATAAAAAAAGTAGTGTGAAGTCCGGTAGTCGAGAAAAGCAGAGTGAAGACACAAACACTGAATCGAAGGAAAGTGATACTAAGAATGAGGTCAATGGGACCAGTGAAGACATTAAATCTGAAG TGCAGCGTAAGTATGCACAGATGAAGATGGAACTAAGCCGAgtaagaagacatacaaaagcCTCTTCTGAAGGAAAAGACAGTGTAGTCCTGCAAAACATTTTGAG GACTACTGTTCGAAGATTTTTGGAAGAATACTGA
- the LUC7L3 gene encoding luc7-like protein 3 isoform X1 — protein MISAAQLLDELMGRDRNLAPDEKRSNVRWDHESVCKYYLCGFCPAELFTNTRSDLGPCEKIHDENLRKQYEKSSRFMKVGYERDFLRYLQSLLAEVERRIRRGHARLALSQNQQSSGAAGPTGKNEEKIQVLTDKIDVLLQQIEELGSEGKVEEAQGMMKLVEQLKEERELLRSTTSTIESFAAQEKQMEVCEVCGAFLIVGDAQSRVDDHLMGKQHMGYAKIKATVEELKEKLRKRTEEPDRDERLKKEKQEREEREKEREREREERERKRRREEEEREKERARDRERRKRSRSRSRHSSRTSDRRCSRSRDHKRSRSRERRRSRSRDRRRSRSHDRSERKHRSRSRDRRRSKSRDRKSYKHRSKSRDREQDRKSKEKEKRGSDDKKSSVKSGSREKQSEDTNTESKESDTKNEVNGTSEDIKSEVQRKYAQMKMELSRVRRHTKASSEGKDSVVLQNILRYIVLSQLFCSRLVPPLVCLFGNYRPHL, from the exons GTTTGTAAATATTATCTCTGTGGTTTTTGTCCTGCGGAATTGTTCACAAATACACGTTCCGATCTTG GTCCATGTGAAAAAATTCATGATGAAAATCTACGAAAACA GTATGAGAAGAGCTCTCGTTTCATGAAAGTTGGCTATGAGAGAGATTTTTTGCGATACTTGCAGAGCTTACTTGCAGAAGTAGAACGTAGGATCAGACGAGGCCATGCTCGTTTGGCATTATCTCAAAACCAGCAGTCTTCTGGG GCCGCTGGCCCAACaggcaaaaatgaagaaaaaattcaggTTTTAACAGACAAAATCGATGTACTTCTGCAACAG ATTGAAGAATTAGGGTCTGAAGGAAAAGTAGAAGAAGCCCAGGGGATGATGAAATTAGTTGAACaattaaaagaagagagagaactgCTTAGGTCCACAACCTCG ACAATTGAAAGTTTTGCTgcacaagaaaaacaaatggaagttTGTGAAGTGTGTGGAGCCTTTTTAATAGTAGGAGATGCCCAGTCCCGGGTAGATGACCATTTGATGGGAAAACAACACATGGGCTATGCCAAAATTAAAGCTACTGTAGAAGAATTAAaa GAGAAGTTAAGGAAAAGAACCGAAGAACCTGATCGTGATGAGCGTCTAAAAAAGgagaagcaagaaagagaagaaagagaaaaagaacgggagagagaaagggaagaaagagaaaggaaaagacgaagggaagaggaagaaagagaaaaagaaagggctcgtgacagagaaagaagaaagagaagtcgTTCACGAAGTAGACACTCAAGCCGAACATCAGACAGAAGATGCAGCAGGTCTCGGGACCACAAAAGGTCACGAAGTAGAGAAAGAAGGCGAAGCAG AAGTAGAGATCGACGAAGAAGCAGAAGCCATGATCGatcagaaagaaaacatagatCTCGAAGTCGGGATCGAAGAAGATCAAAAAGCCGGGATCGAAAGTCATATAAGCACAGGAGCAAAAGTCGGGACAGAGAACAAGATAGAAAATCCAAGGAGAAAG AAAAGAGGGGATCTGATGATAAAAAAAGTAGTGTGAAGTCCGGTAGTCGAGAAAAGCAGAGTGAAGACACAAACACTGAATCGAAGGAAAGTGATACTAAGAATGAGGTCAATGGGACCAGTGAAGACATTAAATCTGAAG TGCAGCGTAAGTATGCACAGATGAAGATGGAACTAAGCCGAgtaagaagacatacaaaagcCTCTTCTGAAGGAAAAGACAGTGTAGTCCTGCAAAACATTTTGAGGTACATTGTTTTGTCTCAGCTATTTTGTAGCAGACTCGTGCCCCCATTAGTGTGCCTCTTTGGAAATTATCGCCCACATTTGTAA
- the LUC7L3 gene encoding luc7-like protein 3 isoform X2, protein MISAAQLLDELMGRDRNLAPDEKRSNVRWDHESVCKYYLCGFCPAELFTNTRSDLGPCEKIHDENLRKQYEKSSRFMKVGYERDFLRYLQSLLAEVERRIRRGHARLALSQNQQSSGAAGPTGKNEEKIQVLTDKIDVLLQQIEELGSEGKVEEAQGMMKLVEQLKEERELLRSTTSTIESFAAQEKQMEVCEVCGAFLIVGDAQSRVDDHLMGKQHMGYAKIKATVEELKEKLRKRTEEPDRDERLKKEKQEREEREKEREREREERERKRRREEEEREKERARDRERRKRSRSRSRHSSRTSDRRCSRSRDHKRSRSRERRRSSRDRRRSRSHDRSERKHRSRSRDRRRSKSRDRKSYKHRSKSRDREQDRKSKEKEKRGSDDKKSSVKSGSREKQSEDTNTESKESDTKNEVNGTSEDIKSEVQRKYAQMKMELSRVRRHTKASSEGKDSVVLQNILRYIVLSQLFCSRLVPPLVCLFGNYRPHL, encoded by the exons GTTTGTAAATATTATCTCTGTGGTTTTTGTCCTGCGGAATTGTTCACAAATACACGTTCCGATCTTG GTCCATGTGAAAAAATTCATGATGAAAATCTACGAAAACA GTATGAGAAGAGCTCTCGTTTCATGAAAGTTGGCTATGAGAGAGATTTTTTGCGATACTTGCAGAGCTTACTTGCAGAAGTAGAACGTAGGATCAGACGAGGCCATGCTCGTTTGGCATTATCTCAAAACCAGCAGTCTTCTGGG GCCGCTGGCCCAACaggcaaaaatgaagaaaaaattcaggTTTTAACAGACAAAATCGATGTACTTCTGCAACAG ATTGAAGAATTAGGGTCTGAAGGAAAAGTAGAAGAAGCCCAGGGGATGATGAAATTAGTTGAACaattaaaagaagagagagaactgCTTAGGTCCACAACCTCG ACAATTGAAAGTTTTGCTgcacaagaaaaacaaatggaagttTGTGAAGTGTGTGGAGCCTTTTTAATAGTAGGAGATGCCCAGTCCCGGGTAGATGACCATTTGATGGGAAAACAACACATGGGCTATGCCAAAATTAAAGCTACTGTAGAAGAATTAAaa GAGAAGTTAAGGAAAAGAACCGAAGAACCTGATCGTGATGAGCGTCTAAAAAAGgagaagcaagaaagagaagaaagagaaaaagaacgggagagagaaagggaagaaagagaaaggaaaagacgaagggaagaggaagaaagagaaaaagaaagggctcgtgacagagaaagaagaaagagaagtcgTTCACGAAGTAGACACTCAAGCCGAACATCAGACAGAAGATGCAGCAGGTCTCGGGACCACAAAAGGTCACGAAGTAGAGAAAGAAGGCGAAGCAG TAGAGATCGACGAAGAAGCAGAAGCCATGATCGatcagaaagaaaacatagatCTCGAAGTCGGGATCGAAGAAGATCAAAAAGCCGGGATCGAAAGTCATATAAGCACAGGAGCAAAAGTCGGGACAGAGAACAAGATAGAAAATCCAAGGAGAAAG AAAAGAGGGGATCTGATGATAAAAAAAGTAGTGTGAAGTCCGGTAGTCGAGAAAAGCAGAGTGAAGACACAAACACTGAATCGAAGGAAAGTGATACTAAGAATGAGGTCAATGGGACCAGTGAAGACATTAAATCTGAAG TGCAGCGTAAGTATGCACAGATGAAGATGGAACTAAGCCGAgtaagaagacatacaaaagcCTCTTCTGAAGGAAAAGACAGTGTAGTCCTGCAAAACATTTTGAGGTACATTGTTTTGTCTCAGCTATTTTGTAGCAGACTCGTGCCCCCATTAGTGTGCCTCTTTGGAAATTATCGCCCACATTTGTAA
- the LUC7L3 gene encoding luc7-like protein 3 isoform X8 has translation MISAAQLLDELMGRDRNLAPDEKRSNVRWDHESVCKYYLCGFCPAELFTNTRSDLGPCEKIHDENLRKQYEKSSRFMKVGYERDFLRYLQSLLAEVERRIRRGHARLALSQNQQSSGAAGPTGKNEEKIQVLTDKIDVLLQQIEELGSEGKVEEAQGMMKLVEQLKEERELLRSTTSTIESFAAQEKQMEVCEVCGAFLIVGDAQSRVDDHLMGKQHMGYAKIKATVEELKEKLRKRTEEPDRDERLKKEKQEREEREKEREREREERERKRRREEEEREKERARDRERRKRSRSRSRHSSRTSDRRCSRSRDHKRSRSRERRRSRSRDRRRSRSHDRSERKHRSRSRDRRRSKSRDRKSYKHRSKSRDREQDRKSKEKGQKIRLLD, from the exons GTTTGTAAATATTATCTCTGTGGTTTTTGTCCTGCGGAATTGTTCACAAATACACGTTCCGATCTTG GTCCATGTGAAAAAATTCATGATGAAAATCTACGAAAACA GTATGAGAAGAGCTCTCGTTTCATGAAAGTTGGCTATGAGAGAGATTTTTTGCGATACTTGCAGAGCTTACTTGCAGAAGTAGAACGTAGGATCAGACGAGGCCATGCTCGTTTGGCATTATCTCAAAACCAGCAGTCTTCTGGG GCCGCTGGCCCAACaggcaaaaatgaagaaaaaattcaggTTTTAACAGACAAAATCGATGTACTTCTGCAACAG ATTGAAGAATTAGGGTCTGAAGGAAAAGTAGAAGAAGCCCAGGGGATGATGAAATTAGTTGAACaattaaaagaagagagagaactgCTTAGGTCCACAACCTCG ACAATTGAAAGTTTTGCTgcacaagaaaaacaaatggaagttTGTGAAGTGTGTGGAGCCTTTTTAATAGTAGGAGATGCCCAGTCCCGGGTAGATGACCATTTGATGGGAAAACAACACATGGGCTATGCCAAAATTAAAGCTACTGTAGAAGAATTAAaa GAGAAGTTAAGGAAAAGAACCGAAGAACCTGATCGTGATGAGCGTCTAAAAAAGgagaagcaagaaagagaagaaagagaaaaagaacgggagagagaaagggaagaaagagaaaggaaaagacgaagggaagaggaagaaagagaaaaagaaagggctcgtgacagagaaagaagaaagagaagtcgTTCACGAAGTAGACACTCAAGCCGAACATCAGACAGAAGATGCAGCAGGTCTCGGGACCACAAAAGGTCACGAAGTAGAGAAAGAAGGCGAAGCAG AAGTAGAGATCGACGAAGAAGCAGAAGCCATGATCGatcagaaagaaaacatagatCTCGAAGTCGGGATCGAAGAAGATCAAAAAGCCGGGATCGAAAGTCATATAAGCACAGGAGCAAAAGTCGGGACAGAGAACAAGATAGAAAATCCAAGGAGAAAG GGCAGAAGATAAGATTATTGGACTGA